In Cellvibrio polysaccharolyticus, a genomic segment contains:
- a CDS encoding fused DSP-PTPase phosphatase/NAD kinase-like protein, producing MEMINFKKIATATMLGLAFAVCYADDSRPLPEPPKGFYVPAENLITGGQPSKSDFLQLKNAGVTKVINLRAPAEEIDFNEQQQAEALGLEYVSLPVAGAADITLENAEKLHALLADEQKVFLHCASGNRVGALLAIRAHAFQGQPADASLEVGRAAGLGSLEEKVKSVFESLQ from the coding sequence ATGGAAATGATTAATTTCAAGAAGATAGCTACGGCAACAATGCTGGGCTTGGCATTTGCGGTTTGTTATGCAGATGACAGTCGGCCGTTACCGGAACCGCCAAAGGGTTTTTATGTGCCTGCGGAAAACCTGATCACCGGCGGACAACCGTCAAAAAGTGACTTTTTACAGCTCAAAAATGCCGGTGTTACCAAGGTTATAAACCTGCGCGCACCTGCTGAGGAGATTGATTTTAACGAGCAACAACAAGCTGAAGCGCTCGGGCTGGAGTATGTTTCCCTGCCTGTAGCCGGCGCTGCGGATATCACGCTGGAGAATGCAGAAAAACTGCATGCGCTGCTGGCAGACGAGCAAAAAGTCTTTTTACATTGCGCGTCCGGGAACCGTGTCGGCGCCCTCCTCGCTATTCGCGCGCATGCATTTCAGGGACAACCGGCGGATGCATCGCTGGAGGTTGGCCGTGCTGCCGGCCTTGGATCGCTGGAAGAAAAAGTGAAATCCGTCTTTGAATCCCTGCAATGA
- a CDS encoding ATP-binding protein: MMHIDANDLFITTPMISVLHDTLHKWAWCGFTGGVIVGDARLGKSWATRCLGDSMPTADSEQMRIYHISFGPRDKTTIRAVYFRIASTLGAEDIRKTTTSDELQTFLFHAFAEAAMINRRRQVMLLVDEAQELSLNQLSVFAELFNDQDRVKNRLMVIFIANTQKFKPLAKILLDEENQYLRERFFHNIHRFYGIRTLDELKTCLTFFDRHWIDDKKKISIVDHFCPQMRKEGVSLVDLAETIWTTYDKQYAKPLNLKSWGMTYFQRTVSILLMDYLAHYWNNDENTILTMIEKSMAASGIRPNLRSIE, from the coding sequence ATGATGCATATTGATGCGAATGATCTTTTTATTACGACACCAATGATTAGTGTTCTTCATGACACTCTGCATAAATGGGCCTGGTGCGGCTTCACTGGCGGTGTGATAGTTGGAGATGCACGACTTGGAAAGTCGTGGGCAACTCGCTGCTTGGGCGATAGTATGCCTACGGCCGACAGCGAGCAGATGCGAATTTACCACATCAGCTTCGGCCCCCGTGACAAGACGACAATTCGGGCGGTGTACTTTCGTATAGCAAGCACACTAGGTGCCGAAGACATAAGAAAAACTACAACCTCAGATGAATTACAAACCTTCCTGTTCCATGCATTTGCAGAAGCAGCAATGATTAACAGGCGTCGCCAGGTAATGTTGCTAGTTGATGAAGCTCAAGAACTGAGCTTAAACCAGTTGTCTGTATTTGCCGAACTGTTCAACGATCAGGACAGAGTGAAAAATCGTTTGATGGTTATCTTTATAGCTAACACTCAGAAATTCAAACCATTGGCTAAAATCCTGCTTGATGAGGAGAACCAGTATTTACGCGAGCGATTTTTTCACAACATACACCGATTTTACGGTATCAGGACGCTGGATGAGCTAAAAACTTGCCTGACATTTTTCGATCGACACTGGATAGATGATAAAAAAAAGATCTCAATCGTCGACCACTTTTGTCCTCAAATGCGTAAGGAAGGAGTATCTCTTGTTGACCTCGCAGAAACAATATGGACAACTTATGATAAACAATATGCAAAACCTTTAAATCTGAAATCCTGGGGCATGACCTATTTTCAGCGAACTGTAAGTATTCTATTGATGGATTACTTGGCGCATTACTGGAATAACGATGAAAACACCATTCTAACTATGATAGAAAAAAGCATGGCTGCAAGTGGCATCAGGCCGAATCTTCGGTCCATTGAGTGA
- a CDS encoding UvrD-helicase domain-containing protein, translated as MTTTISALVIDQRAINILDRAFIEDVWLQKFEVPENTDGLRRIESNGIVYLLSEAADIDHGYLVINTAVFAPETGLAKPHIVFERVIRVALRHFDRSISIPIHWQQYHSGKLLSVFAQHSRDSEQRIYFDQSPDDTNNLYAFAVTSKAKDPVIVPEDSALYQRAIDGICDALLTVPPAHIATPPVGSFGVLLFESLGVRLSSVGTLQEWYEQRLNQEQLMFVNQPHDRPVRLRGSAGTGKTQSMVVKCLRDLYSGADSDKTFAFLTHSSALAHTGVRGMLHALDPTERWTSLKTSSGQPKLWIGTIYELAQEKLGYEKKGVIPLSLDGMEGREFQRMLIKQAINQVVKDPRIVLDLFSRCPDFQERLDSHEEDASLIDELMNEFACVLDLEAIKKDTHEANRYARRTREPWQMVLPSEIHRRVVLEIHDIYRALLRAAKMLGMDQMIADFDRYLGTHEWGTLRERDGFDLVFVDEYHYFTRAEAMLLHNLFKTRAQVGGRWPLLMAYDIKQATNDVAISGGMERFRNPGVGESVLTELKQVYRSTPQITAFLRDLDASFPAMDLEGEYATYVAESQQGDGETPTLTVCISDIKMVDDVFKKATSIGRNIDGGGSQVAVLCLNEELFEKIRVAGRARDKFVPITTRDDLKELRYAKNKCVFSMPEFVAGLQFHTVFLIHADSADYDEDQGQGARRRYVSRVYLGASRAARQIFVLSSQERGGSSQLLSTPLENATLLRIN; from the coding sequence ATGACGACAACCATATCTGCTCTCGTTATTGACCAGAGGGCCATTAACATTCTTGATCGGGCTTTTATAGAGGATGTTTGGCTACAGAAATTCGAAGTGCCTGAAAACACTGACGGCCTGCGCCGTATAGAATCGAACGGTATCGTATACCTGTTATCCGAAGCTGCTGACATAGATCATGGCTACTTGGTCATCAATACAGCTGTGTTTGCTCCTGAGACCGGACTTGCCAAACCACACATTGTATTTGAGCGCGTAATTCGCGTGGCATTGCGCCATTTTGACCGCAGCATTTCGATTCCTATTCACTGGCAGCAATATCATTCTGGGAAGCTGCTTTCAGTCTTCGCACAACACTCGAGGGACTCCGAGCAACGGATATATTTTGATCAATCTCCAGATGACACCAATAATCTCTACGCTTTTGCTGTCACCAGTAAAGCAAAAGATCCTGTAATAGTGCCGGAGGATAGTGCGCTCTATCAGCGCGCGATTGATGGTATATGTGATGCCCTGCTGACAGTTCCACCCGCCCATATAGCTACTCCCCCGGTCGGCAGCTTCGGTGTCTTACTTTTTGAGTCGCTGGGCGTTAGGCTCTCAAGTGTGGGTACATTGCAGGAGTGGTACGAACAACGCCTGAATCAAGAGCAACTCATGTTCGTCAACCAGCCACATGACAGGCCCGTACGGTTGCGAGGCTCCGCAGGCACTGGTAAGACGCAGTCGATGGTGGTGAAGTGCCTGCGAGATCTGTATTCAGGCGCGGACAGCGACAAAACCTTCGCATTCTTGACCCATAGTTCAGCATTAGCTCATACAGGCGTCAGAGGCATGCTGCATGCATTGGACCCTACAGAGCGTTGGACATCGTTGAAGACATCATCTGGGCAGCCAAAACTGTGGATCGGCACCATCTATGAGCTGGCACAAGAGAAACTGGGCTACGAGAAAAAAGGCGTGATACCCTTGTCCCTTGACGGTATGGAGGGGCGCGAGTTCCAAAGGATGCTTATCAAGCAAGCCATCAACCAGGTTGTAAAAGACCCTCGCATCGTACTGGATCTGTTCTCCAGGTGTCCGGACTTTCAGGAACGTCTAGATAGTCATGAGGAAGACGCCTCACTCATTGATGAGCTTATGAACGAATTTGCGTGTGTATTGGACTTGGAAGCCATCAAGAAGGACACTCACGAAGCAAATCGCTATGCTCGTCGCACTAGGGAGCCTTGGCAGATGGTTCTGCCAAGCGAAATCCACCGCCGAGTCGTTCTGGAAATACACGACATTTACCGGGCGCTGCTGCGGGCGGCGAAAATGCTGGGCATGGATCAGATGATCGCCGATTTCGACCGTTATTTGGGAACGCACGAATGGGGAACTCTGCGGGAGCGCGATGGCTTTGACTTGGTATTCGTTGATGAATACCACTATTTCACTCGCGCTGAAGCCATGTTGCTTCACAACTTGTTTAAGACTCGGGCGCAGGTTGGCGGCCGCTGGCCATTACTCATGGCCTACGATATCAAGCAAGCTACCAACGACGTCGCTATTAGCGGAGGGATGGAAAGATTTCGCAACCCAGGTGTTGGCGAATCCGTACTGACTGAACTAAAACAGGTCTATCGCTCCACGCCCCAAATCACAGCGTTTCTGCGAGATCTCGACGCTTCTTTCCCAGCAATGGATCTGGAGGGCGAGTATGCAACATACGTGGCCGAGTCGCAGCAGGGTGATGGAGAAACACCGACCTTGACCGTCTGCATATCCGACATCAAGATGGTCGACGATGTCTTTAAAAAGGCCACCAGTATAGGACGTAACATTGATGGTGGCGGCAGCCAAGTCGCGGTACTGTGTCTGAATGAAGAATTGTTTGAAAAAATCCGCGTTGCCGGTCGCGCTCGGGACAAATTCGTGCCGATCACCACGCGCGACGATCTCAAAGAGCTGCGCTATGCGAAGAACAAATGTGTCTTCAGCATGCCAGAATTTGTGGCGGGGCTGCAGTTCCACACCGTGTTCCTCATCCATGCGGATAGTGCAGACTATGACGAGGATCAGGGGCAAGGCGCGCGCCGGCGTTATGTGTCGCGAGTTTACTTAGGTGCAAGCAGGGCTGCCCGTCAGATTTTTGTGCTGAGTTCTCAGGAGCGCGGGGGTTCTAGCCAACTTTTGAGTACTCCGTTGGAAAACGCCACATTGCTCCGTATTAACTGA
- a CDS encoding DNA-binding protein, whose protein sequence is MANSGVNKFQIQKAKDALLAKGINPSIDAVRVELGNTGSKATIHRYLKELADEKPLTADKKIALGDTLAAMVEGLANQLHEEARALVEDYQKQHAGVLQDLKSHLEEKTQQADAAEQMIQQLRAQLEASEQSVKSLGNDHQVMQIEVGRLQQQVADKDTHLKEKSAHISSLEEKHQHARDTLEHFRNAAKEQREQEQRRHEHQVQQLQGEIRQLKQTISLKQTDVTQLNKDNARLIAELTESRRNAQQFETALKVSEEKVMGAVTASAILERENQQNTAEIGALRLIQTDLQEKLSGLTTELITVKAELNVRSKLFNYRGFSKNTRAPL, encoded by the coding sequence ATGGCAAATAGCGGTGTTAACAAGTTCCAGATCCAGAAGGCCAAAGATGCTTTGCTCGCAAAAGGGATCAACCCTTCGATAGATGCGGTTCGTGTCGAATTGGGAAATACCGGCTCAAAAGCAACTATTCACCGCTATTTAAAGGAGTTGGCTGATGAAAAGCCTTTGACGGCGGATAAGAAAATAGCACTGGGCGATACGCTTGCCGCCATGGTGGAGGGCTTGGCAAACCAGCTGCACGAGGAGGCGAGGGCGCTGGTAGAGGACTACCAGAAACAACATGCAGGTGTACTACAAGACCTGAAATCGCACCTCGAAGAGAAAACGCAGCAAGCAGACGCTGCCGAGCAGATGATCCAGCAACTCCGGGCGCAGCTGGAAGCGTCGGAACAAAGCGTCAAATCTTTAGGCAATGACCATCAGGTAATGCAGATAGAGGTAGGGCGCCTGCAACAACAGGTCGCCGATAAAGATACCCATTTAAAGGAAAAATCGGCGCATATCAGCTCCCTTGAAGAGAAGCATCAGCATGCCCGGGATACGCTGGAGCACTTCCGGAACGCCGCCAAAGAACAGCGGGAGCAGGAGCAGCGCCGGCATGAGCATCAGGTTCAGCAACTTCAGGGAGAAATAAGACAGCTGAAGCAAACGATATCCCTCAAGCAAACCGATGTGACACAGCTGAACAAGGATAACGCTCGGCTGATTGCCGAGCTGACGGAATCCCGCCGCAATGCCCAGCAGTTCGAAACGGCGCTGAAGGTCAGTGAAGAAAAAGTAATGGGCGCGGTTACTGCGTCAGCAATACTGGAGCGGGAAAATCAGCAAAACACCGCAGAAATAGGCGCTCTGCGTCTTATACAGACGGATTTGCAGGAAAAATTGTCCGGGCTTACCACTGAATTGATCACCGTAAAAGCCGAGCTGAACGTCAGGAGCAAGCTGTTTAATTATCGCGGTTTTAGTAAAAATACCCGAGCGCCACTGTAG
- a CDS encoding IS3 family transposase (programmed frameshift), whose translation MSNQRYTPEFKDEAVKQVTERGYSIAEVAQRLGVSTHSLYKWVNAAAPDKSDVQERELLEAKREILKLKSQLQRTEEERDIFKKGRAVLCQPARVKYQYINDHQHCFSIQLMCRLFGVARSGFYQWLHKSSSHRSLEDARLLVLIRDSYNASHGIYGSPRICLDLREIGERCSKHRVARIMKTHQIKAIRGYKAPGKIVGRPSLVSSNQLNREFTVEQPDHYWVTDITYIRTWQGWLYLAVVVDLFSRKVVGWSMKPSLAKEIVLDALLMAVWRRRPKQRVLIHSDQGSQYGSDEWLRFCKHHNLEPSMSRRGNCWDNAVAESFFSSLKKERIKKRIYKTREMARADVFDYIEMFYNQTRRHSHLGGVSPEAFERASK comes from the exons ATGAGTAATCAACGGTATACCCCGGAATTTAAAGACGAAGCAGTTAAGCAGGTCACCGAACGTGGATATTCCATTGCCGAGGTGGCCCAGCGCCTTGGCGTTTCTACACACAGCCTTTACAAATGGGTCAACGCGGCAGCACCCGATAAATCGGATGTTCAGGAGCGGGAGTTACTGGAGGCAAAACGTGAAATTCTTAAACTCAAATCACAATTGCAACGTACGGAAGAAGAGCGCGATATAT TTAAAAAAGGCCGCGCGGTACTTTGCCAGCCAGCCCGAGTGAAGTACCAATATATCAACGATCATCAGCACTGCTTTAGCATTCAACTGATGTGTCGGTTGTTTGGAGTAGCACGCAGTGGTTTTTATCAATGGCTCCATAAATCCTCATCCCATCGATCCCTGGAGGATGCTCGATTACTGGTGTTGATTCGTGACTCCTATAACGCAAGTCACGGTATTTATGGCTCACCACGCATTTGTCTCGATTTACGTGAAATCGGTGAGCGTTGTAGTAAGCACCGCGTGGCGAGAATCATGAAAACCCATCAAATCAAGGCTATTCGCGGCTATAAGGCTCCCGGGAAAATTGTTGGGCGTCCATCATTGGTCAGTTCAAATCAGCTCAACCGGGAATTTACAGTCGAACAGCCGGATCATTATTGGGTGACGGATATTACCTATATCAGAACCTGGCAAGGCTGGTTGTATTTGGCGGTTGTAGTGGATCTGTTTTCACGCAAGGTGGTGGGCTGGTCAATGAAGCCTTCGTTGGCCAAAGAGATTGTGCTGGATGCGTTGCTGATGGCTGTTTGGCGCCGCCGTCCTAAACAACGGGTGTTGATACACTCTGACCAAGGCTCACAGTATGGCAGTGATGAGTGGTTGCGCTTTTGCAAGCACCACAATCTTGAGCCCAGTATGAGTCGGCGTGGAAATTGTTGGGATAATGCCGTTGCCGAATCATTTTTTAGCAGCCTGAAAAAGGAACGCATCAAGAAAAGGATTTATAAAACCCGTGAAATGGCGCGGGCAGACGTGTTTGATTATATCGAGATGTTCTACAATCAAACGCGTCGCCATAGTCATCTCGGTGGCGTCAGTCCGGAGGCGTTTGAACGCGCCTCAAAATGA